ATTATCAACCGACTCAGCTGACATTTGGTGCTGGGAAAATTGAACAAATCGGCCAACTTGTTGCTCGATATGGTCAACGCTGTTTGGTTGTGTCTGAGCCTGTGTTTGCAGCTGTAGAACCTGCTTATCAACGTATTTTTGCTTTGCTCGAACAAAGTGGAGTCGACGTCGTACATTTTGATGGTGTAGTACCTAACCCACCAACCGAAGTGGTTGAACTGGGGAGGCAAGCAGCGATAGACGGTCAATGTGATGTGGTTTTAGCGATTGGTGGAGGCTCATCCATTGATACTGCAAAAATTATTTCTGCGACAACAAAAACGGAACGTATTGATTGGCCGCATTGGTTTAACAGTTACGACAAGCCGTTTGGTGAAATAGAAGCGCTTCCTGCTGAAGTTTTGCCTCTAATCGCCGTGCCAACAACATCTGGAACCGGTTCTCAAGTTACGCATGCTGCCGTCATTACAGACCAAGCACAACACGCAAAACTAACCCTATTTCATCCAGAGTTTTACCCGCTTGAAGCCGTGATAGATCCCGAGCTGATGCTCACCTTGCCTGCACGAATGACAGCCATGACAGGGTTTGATGCATTTTCGCATGCATTTGAATCATTTACGGGCGCTATGCCATCTCCTTTTGTCGACAACCTTGCGTTGCAAGCGATGAAATTGGTAGTGGATAACCTACCTAATGTAGTGAAAAACGGACTGGATTTGGATGGAAGATGCCAACTAGCCGTGGCCGACACTTTAGGTGGTATTTCATTGGCCAATGGTGGCGCGGGGGCACCGCATCCATTGGGTGAAATCCTTGGTGGTAAAAATACATCGTTACCACACGGCCTGACTTTGGCCATTGTTTATCCAGCTTATGTACA
This DNA window, taken from Vibrio tapetis subsp. tapetis, encodes the following:
- a CDS encoding iron-containing alcohol dehydrogenase, which produces MTSFNHYQPTQLTFGAGKIEQIGQLVARYGQRCLVVSEPVFAAVEPAYQRIFALLEQSGVDVVHFDGVVPNPPTEVVELGRQAAIDGQCDVVLAIGGGSSIDTAKIISATTKTERIDWPHWFNSYDKPFGEIEALPAEVLPLIAVPTTSGTGSQVTHAAVITDQAQHAKLTLFHPEFYPLEAVIDPELMLTLPARMTAMTGFDAFSHAFESFTGAMPSPFVDNLALQAMKLVVDNLPNVVKNGLDLDGRCQLAVADTLGGISLANGGAGAPHPLGEILGGKNTSLPHGLTLAIVYPAYVQIQWRKQPERFAQVAELFGAVGSAEEKAQALAGHLVQFLSEIGLESNLTQVGITEQDVLDLEPAFCFDLPLTSAEEMKKVLHASLV